A window of the Pseudomonadales bacterium genome harbors these coding sequences:
- a CDS encoding 4'-phosphopantetheinyl transferase superfamily protein, translating into MPSTTRSLPNNSLHIWQIPLASSSIYAKEDFELLGKEEKKRAEAIHDSIAKQRFVRTHVAVRSILAGYLGIPVVQLRLANTALNKPILMPDLYDRDIRFNLSHSGDQAALAVALDIDLGIDLEQVNIKRNILGIARRYFSEATVAAIMAQAEPQRKLSFLLAWTQYEAYKKAQGLGLRGGDPKLTLCLDEFTENQFRPLFTEQQPCLWQVAALRVMAGWVGAVVMPQNDVSVIIDYFNYEDIGRNTL; encoded by the coding sequence GTGCCCTCGACGACACGCTCATTACCGAACAACTCGTTGCACATCTGGCAAATACCGCTTGCTTCCAGCTCAATATATGCGAAGGAAGATTTCGAGCTACTCGGAAAGGAGGAAAAGAAACGCGCGGAGGCAATCCACGATAGTATTGCAAAGCAGCGATTTGTAAGGACTCATGTTGCCGTTCGATCTATTTTAGCGGGCTACCTAGGCATTCCCGTTGTGCAGCTCCGACTCGCTAATACGGCACTGAATAAACCCATACTAATGCCCGACCTATACGACCGGGATATCCGCTTCAATCTGTCACACTCTGGGGATCAGGCAGCACTTGCGGTGGCACTTGACATCGACCTGGGTATTGACCTGGAGCAGGTCAATATCAAAAGAAATATTTTGGGAATCGCTCGTCGTTATTTTTCGGAAGCGACTGTTGCTGCCATCATGGCACAAGCAGAACCCCAAAGAAAACTCAGCTTCTTGTTAGCCTGGACACAGTATGAAGCCTATAAAAAAGCGCAAGGACTAGGGCTACGCGGTGGCGATCCCAAACTGACACTTTGCCTCGATGAATTTACTGAGAATCAATTCCGTCCGTTGTTTACAGAACAACAGCCTTGTTTATGGCAGGTTGCTGCGTTGCGAGTAATGGCTGGATGGGTTGGCGCGGTGGTCATGCCGCAGAACGATGTATCAGTCATTATTGATTACTTTAACTATGAGGACATTGGCAGAAATACCCTGTGA
- a CDS encoding DUF167 domain-containing protein codes for MKLKLKIVPGAAQDSIAGWLGDALKVRVRAPAEKGKANTAVEKLVASALKLPQANVTITVGKTSAHKIMEITGLSKTEVIAKLEGNPEIGKTR; via the coding sequence ATGAAATTAAAACTAAAAATAGTACCTGGCGCCGCCCAGGACAGTATCGCCGGATGGTTAGGGGATGCGCTAAAAGTACGCGTCAGAGCCCCTGCCGAAAAAGGCAAAGCAAATACAGCCGTCGAAAAGCTAGTTGCTTCGGCGCTTAAACTACCTCAAGCGAACGTCACCATCACAGTAGGAAAGACCTCCGCGCATAAGATTATGGAAATAACCGGACTGAGCAAAACTGAAGTGATTGCCAAGCTTGAAGGTAACCCAGAAATTGGCAAAACCCGTTGA
- a CDS encoding peroxiredoxin produces MIGIKALFVVGLALTLFLSSHATAIEIRQIDGTGNNLVNTINASANSELLRLLPAAYDDGVSEPRGGASGTSLPSARAISNALAAQSVVMPSARGVSSWLWQWGQFIDHDLDLTGSNSAEPFNIVVPMGDPSFDPAAEGNKLIHLDRSIFNTAGSGPRQQINQITAFIDGSNVYGSDALRAADLRAFDGSGKLRTSNAANGEVLLPFNTSGLENAMPGPGTAADFFIAGDIRANEQIGLTATHTLFMREHNRLADEIKSRLDSGIDPLLSSMRDSAILAIGNGINNQGDFIYEAARKVVGAQIQKITYDEFIPVLLGDNALPTYSGYDESVNPGITNAFSTAAFRVGHTMLPAALLRSHDLDISSANSIALRDAFFNPQEIINNGIDTLLIGMLLQPAQEVDTRIVDDVRNFLFGHPGAGGFDLASLNIQRGRDHGLASYNDYRELYGLGRATDFTDITAGDLELAALFSSVYGGDIDAVDLWVGGLAEQHYNGGMVGETFWRILADQFARLRDGDRFAFLNAAEMEDLLMIDPMFEQHTHLNDIIERNTSYTGMPETMFMLQAQVPAPGTLVLLLLGMIGLLLRLYVFDSRF; encoded by the coding sequence ATGATCGGAATAAAAGCGCTCTTCGTTGTTGGCCTTGCTTTAACGCTATTTTTAAGTAGTCATGCTACCGCTATCGAAATCAGACAGATCGATGGTACGGGTAATAATTTAGTCAACACTATTAATGCAAGTGCCAACAGTGAACTGTTACGGCTACTTCCGGCAGCCTATGATGATGGCGTTTCAGAGCCAAGAGGTGGAGCCAGCGGTACTAGTCTTCCTAGCGCCAGAGCAATCAGTAATGCACTCGCTGCACAGTCTGTGGTTATGCCCAGCGCCAGGGGCGTAAGTAGTTGGCTTTGGCAGTGGGGTCAGTTTATCGATCACGATTTGGATTTGACTGGCTCGAATTCCGCTGAGCCGTTTAATATTGTAGTTCCTATGGGCGACCCTAGCTTTGATCCGGCTGCAGAGGGCAATAAGCTCATCCACCTTGATCGTTCTATCTTCAATACAGCCGGTAGCGGGCCGCGTCAGCAGATTAATCAGATAACCGCCTTTATCGACGGCTCTAACGTTTATGGCTCCGATGCATTGCGGGCTGCCGATTTGCGGGCGTTTGACGGCAGCGGCAAGCTTAGAACCAGCAATGCTGCCAATGGTGAAGTTCTGCTGCCGTTTAATACCAGTGGCCTTGAAAATGCTATGCCGGGGCCTGGCACGGCGGCGGACTTTTTTATTGCTGGAGATATCCGGGCTAATGAGCAAATCGGGCTAACCGCTACTCATACACTTTTTATGCGCGAACATAATCGACTTGCCGATGAAATTAAAAGTCGACTCGATAGTGGTATTGACCCGCTGCTTTCTTCCATGCGGGATTCGGCGATTCTTGCGATAGGTAATGGTATCAATAATCAGGGTGATTTTATCTATGAAGCCGCGCGTAAAGTGGTGGGTGCGCAGATACAAAAGATTACCTATGATGAATTTATCCCTGTGTTGCTGGGGGATAACGCCTTGCCGACCTATAGTGGCTATGATGAGAGTGTTAATCCGGGGATTACCAACGCCTTTTCCACTGCGGCTTTCCGGGTCGGCCATACCATGCTGCCGGCAGCGTTATTGCGTAGCCATGATTTGGATATTTCAAGCGCAAATAGCATTGCGCTTAGGGATGCTTTTTTCAATCCTCAGGAAATCATTAACAACGGCATTGATACGCTGTTAATTGGCATGTTGCTGCAACCTGCTCAGGAAGTTGACACTAGAATTGTTGATGATGTGCGTAATTTCCTTTTTGGTCACCCCGGCGCGGGTGGGTTTGATCTTGCGTCTCTTAATATTCAACGCGGTCGAGATCATGGTCTGGCGAGCTACAATGATTATCGAGAATTATATGGCTTGGGACGAGCGACAGATTTTACCGATATTACCGCTGGCGATTTAGAGCTAGCGGCATTGTTTAGCAGCGTTTATGGTGGTGACATCGATGCGGTTGATCTCTGGGTTGGTGGGTTGGCCGAACAACACTATAACGGTGGTATGGTTGGTGAAACCTTTTGGCGAATTTTGGCGGATCAGTTTGCTCGCTTGCGTGATGGCGACCGGTTTGCGTTTCTTAATGCGGCTGAAATGGAAGATCTGCTTATGATTGACCCCATGTTTGAACAGCATACCCATCTTAACGATATTATCGAACGAAATACCAGTTATACCGGAATGCCGGAGACTATGTTTATGTTACAAGCACAGGTGCCCGCCCCGGGAACGCTGGTATTGCTTCTTTTAGGAATGATCGGGTTATTGTTACGGCTCTATGTTTTTGACTCGCGATTCTAG
- a CDS encoding hotdog fold thioesterase, whose protein sequence is MTKSTQDEIVEFMAKDPFAKFLGATMEIVAPGHSRVSLTVTKDMVNFHGMTHGGLVFSLGDMAFAAASNSRGQMAVALNVDIVFLKATKPGDQLVAEAIEQHQSGRTALYDIIVRDQTGEMVAKSQNLVYRKKEWFMGGPEMEDKR, encoded by the coding sequence ATGACAAAATCAACCCAAGATGAAATTGTTGAATTCATGGCAAAAGACCCCTTTGCCAAATTCCTAGGAGCAACAATGGAGATTGTTGCGCCGGGGCATAGCCGGGTATCGCTCACTGTGACTAAGGATATGGTTAATTTCCACGGCATGACCCATGGCGGATTGGTATTTTCACTGGGCGACATGGCCTTCGCTGCAGCCAGTAATTCTCGCGGCCAAATGGCCGTAGCCTTGAATGTTGATATCGTCTTCCTGAAAGCAACTAAACCGGGAGACCAGCTAGTTGCCGAAGCGATTGAACAACACCAGAGTGGCCGCACGGCGCTTTACGACATTATCGTGCGAGATCAAACAGGTGAAATGGTCGCTAAAAGCCAGAACTTGGTCTATCGCAAAAAGGAATGGTTTATGGGTGGGCCGGAAATGGAAGACAAACGCTGA
- the flhB gene encoding flagellar biosynthesis protein FlhB yields the protein MAEEQDSSQERSEEATPKRRSDAREKGDIARSKELNTAAILIGGAVGMILFGGVIVAGLARMMRYNLVLDRRDIFEVDFMAIHLSASMVESLVSLLPVFTVLILAAILGPLALGGWVLSAKALAPQWSRLSLLKGLKRMFAVRALMELLKSIAKVVLVVALAILILLALSPEIISIGKQDTVAAMVTSLDVVGWAVLGLSCTMLIIAAIDIPFQLYDHTRKLKMTRQEVKDEMKNTEGKPEVRSRIRQLQYDMSQRRMMSAVPEADVVITNPEHFAVALRYNSNQMGAPVLVAKGADLVAQKIREIALAHKVPILASPPLARAVFYSTEIDQQIPAGLYVAVAQVLAYVFQLKRFKQGKGQRPGKLPEMEIPENLRRDK from the coding sequence GTGGCAGAAGAGCAGGATTCCAGTCAGGAACGCTCGGAGGAAGCAACTCCGAAACGTCGTTCTGACGCGCGCGAAAAGGGTGACATCGCCCGCTCTAAAGAGCTCAACACCGCCGCAATTTTAATCGGCGGTGCAGTTGGTATGATTCTCTTCGGCGGAGTTATTGTTGCGGGCTTAGCGCGAATGATGCGTTACAATCTTGTACTGGATCGGCGGGATATCTTTGAAGTGGATTTCATGGCGATACACCTCAGTGCTTCTATGGTTGAAAGCTTGGTTTCATTGTTGCCGGTTTTTACGGTATTGATTTTGGCCGCTATCCTTGGCCCGTTGGCGCTGGGCGGTTGGGTGTTAAGCGCGAAAGCGCTGGCGCCGCAGTGGAGCCGGCTGAGCTTGCTCAAAGGTCTGAAACGGATGTTCGCGGTGCGGGCGCTGATGGAACTCCTAAAGAGTATTGCTAAAGTGGTGTTGGTGGTCGCCTTGGCTATTCTCATATTACTCGCACTATCGCCTGAGATCATTAGCATTGGGAAACAGGATACGGTAGCGGCGATGGTGACTTCTCTCGACGTGGTGGGCTGGGCTGTGCTGGGTTTGAGCTGCACAATGCTGATCATTGCCGCCATCGATATACCCTTCCAACTTTATGATCATACGCGCAAGCTGAAAATGACTCGCCAAGAAGTGAAGGATGAAATGAAGAACACTGAAGGCAAGCCAGAGGTGAGGAGCCGCATCAGACAGCTTCAGTATGATATGTCGCAACGCCGAATGATGTCAGCCGTACCAGAGGCTGATGTGGTGATTACTAACCCCGAGCACTTTGCGGTAGCGCTTCGCTACAACTCGAATCAGATGGGCGCTCCGGTATTGGTGGCGAAAGGTGCTGATTTGGTTGCCCAAAAAATTCGTGAGATTGCGCTGGCGCACAAGGTGCCGATTCTGGCTTCTCCGCCGCTGGCACGAGCGGTTTTCTACAGTACTGAAATTGACCAACAGATTCCAGCCGGGCTCTATGTGGCAGTGGCGCAAGTGTTGGCTTATGTGTTCCAGTTAAAAAGGTTCAAACAGGGTAAAGGCCAACGGCCGGGTAAATTGCCGGAGATGGAGATTCCAGAAAATTTGCGGCGTGATAAATAA
- the fliR gene encoding flagellar type III secretion system protein FliR — protein MLEIPVGELTAWLGRFLWPFFRISAFFMAMPVIGTQLVPMRVRLGLSIVVTLVVAPLLPDMPRVDGLSIAAYLLIGQQVLLGVVMAFALQLLFQIFIVAGQMISYQMGLGFASIADPVNGVSVAVLSQFYLMLTMLLFLSMNGHLVVIDVLVESFRVIPVSLTLFDVGILWQIVAWGAWMFAGAVIIALPAVTALLVVNFAFGIMNRAAPQLNIFSLGFPFTMLFGLLIVFISLSGFLPQYQTIAEEGMVMMRQLIGMP, from the coding sequence ATGCTGGAAATTCCAGTCGGTGAACTGACTGCATGGCTTGGCCGATTCCTGTGGCCTTTTTTCCGCATCAGTGCTTTTTTTATGGCAATGCCAGTCATCGGTACTCAGTTAGTGCCGATGCGGGTGCGGTTAGGGCTTAGTATTGTTGTGACCTTGGTTGTGGCGCCATTGCTGCCAGATATGCCACGTGTCGATGGCTTGTCCATTGCAGCATATCTGTTGATTGGACAACAGGTGCTCTTAGGTGTTGTCATGGCCTTTGCACTGCAATTGTTATTTCAGATATTCATTGTCGCGGGACAAATGATTTCCTACCAGATGGGGCTAGGCTTCGCCTCCATTGCCGACCCGGTGAATGGGGTATCCGTTGCAGTGCTCAGTCAGTTTTATTTGATGTTAACGATGCTTTTGTTTTTATCGATGAATGGGCATTTGGTCGTCATTGATGTGTTAGTGGAAAGTTTTAGAGTTATACCGGTAAGTCTAACGTTATTTGATGTCGGCATACTTTGGCAAATTGTTGCCTGGGGGGCTTGGATGTTTGCGGGCGCGGTGATTATTGCGTTACCTGCAGTAACGGCATTACTGGTCGTTAACTTTGCTTTTGGCATTATGAACCGTGCCGCGCCGCAATTGAATATCTTCTCGTTGGGGTTTCCGTTCACCATGTTATTTGGCTTGCTGATTGTCTTTATCAGCCTGTCCGGATTTTTGCCGCAATACCAGACAATTGCTGAGGAAGGTATGGTGATGATGCGGCAGTTAATAGGGATGCCGTGA
- the fliQ gene encoding flagellar biosynthesis protein FliQ, which yields MTPEVVTGLFGEALFLAVVMVAVIVVPSLLVGLVISMFQAATQINEQTLSFLPRLLITLLTIMAAGPWLISRLLEFAERIFSDIPALIG from the coding sequence ATGACGCCTGAAGTAGTGACCGGATTATTTGGTGAGGCGCTTTTTTTAGCGGTGGTGATGGTCGCAGTGATTGTGGTGCCAAGCTTATTGGTGGGTTTAGTGATCAGCATGTTTCAGGCCGCGACACAGATCAATGAACAGACCCTGAGCTTTTTGCCGCGGTTACTCATCACCCTCTTGACCATTATGGCGGCTGGCCCTTGGTTGATTAGTCGACTGTTGGAATTTGCGGAGCGCATATTCAGTGATATTCCGGCTTTAATTGGCTAG
- the fliP gene encoding flagellar type III secretion system pore protein FliP (The bacterial flagellar biogenesis protein FliP forms a type III secretion system (T3SS)-type pore required for flagellar assembly.): MPLLLSLLKPLLRASTVFALLPIAPLALAADPLGIPAITLTTDADGTQNYSVTIQILFIMTALTLLPALLMMMTSFTRIIIVFAILRQALGLQQTPSNQILLGLTLFLTIFIMTPVFEKVNETALQPYLNSELQPLQAVQEAAGPFREFMLGQTRESDLSLFARIANIGQLDDPKTVPFRILVPAFVTSELKTAFQIGFMIFIPFLVIDLVVASVLMAMGMMMMSPIIISLPFKIMLFVLVDGWAMVIGSLAASYGI; the protein is encoded by the coding sequence ATGCCTTTATTGTTATCGTTATTAAAACCTTTATTGCGCGCCTCGACGGTTTTCGCGTTGTTGCCGATCGCGCCTTTGGCGCTAGCAGCCGACCCCCTTGGTATCCCGGCTATAACCTTGACGACGGACGCGGATGGTACTCAGAACTATAGTGTGACCATCCAAATCCTCTTCATAATGACGGCGTTGACACTATTGCCAGCGCTGTTAATGATGATGACTTCATTCACGCGTATCATTATCGTCTTCGCTATCCTCCGCCAAGCTTTGGGATTGCAGCAAACGCCCTCGAATCAAATTCTGCTGGGCCTTACGCTGTTTCTAACCATTTTTATCATGACGCCGGTGTTCGAAAAGGTAAATGAAACGGCACTGCAACCCTATCTCAACTCCGAACTGCAGCCGTTGCAGGCGGTACAAGAAGCGGCTGGCCCCTTTCGGGAATTTATGCTCGGACAAACACGGGAAAGCGACCTGTCTTTATTTGCCCGCATTGCTAATATCGGTCAGCTCGATGATCCGAAGACGGTTCCCTTTAGAATTCTAGTGCCAGCCTTTGTGACCAGTGAGTTAAAAACGGCCTTTCAGATCGGGTTTATGATTTTTATTCCCTTTCTGGTGATCGATTTAGTGGTGGCCAGTGTATTGATGGCCATGGGTATGATGATGATGTCGCCCATTATTATTTCGTTACCCTTCAAAATCATGCTGTTTGTGCTGGTGGATGGTTGGGCAATGGTGATTGGCTCCCTAGCCGCGAGTTATGGGATTTGA
- the fliO gene encoding flagellar biosynthetic protein FliO — protein MKPLQVIFRRLTLLSLSTNYVYAEEASKPGVASADIITVMLGLAFVLVLIFGCAWLIKRLGAIPNAANGAIKVISVLPMGTRERICLVEVGGKQLLLGVTATQISTLHCFDEPVVDATQFTPSFGKNSEFAQKLHQLMSRQ, from the coding sequence ATGAAACCATTGCAAGTAATATTTAGGCGCCTGACGCTGCTCAGCCTCAGCACGAATTATGTCTATGCGGAGGAGGCGAGTAAGCCGGGGGTCGCCAGCGCTGATATCATTACCGTGATGCTGGGTTTAGCCTTTGTTCTGGTGTTGATATTTGGCTGTGCTTGGTTGATTAAGCGCCTAGGCGCTATACCCAATGCGGCGAATGGCGCAATTAAAGTGATTTCGGTCTTACCCATGGGTACCCGGGAGCGTATTTGTTTGGTCGAGGTCGGCGGCAAGCAGCTCTTGCTGGGCGTCACCGCCACCCAAATTTCCACCCTTCATTGTTTTGACGAACCGGTGGTTGACGCCACTCAATTTACCCCTTCATTTGGCAAGAATTCAGAATTTGCACAGAAATTGCATCAGTTAATGTCACGTCAGTAA
- the fliN gene encoding flagellar motor switch protein FliN, with protein sequence MADEDNQVEEEVAVDSAEESAVEQDWQESEQRTAAEPANLEELRDEGRRVNTATPELDVILDIPVSISMEVGNTDITIRNLLQLNQGSVIELDRLAGEPLDVRVNGTLIAHGEVVVVNDKFGIRLTDVVSPSERIKKLR encoded by the coding sequence ATGGCGGACGAAGATAACCAAGTTGAAGAGGAGGTTGCGGTGGATAGCGCTGAAGAGTCAGCGGTTGAGCAGGACTGGCAGGAATCCGAGCAGCGAACAGCCGCTGAACCTGCTAATCTCGAGGAACTACGTGATGAGGGCCGCCGTGTGAACACAGCGACACCGGAACTGGATGTTATTTTGGATATTCCTGTCAGCATTTCTATGGAGGTTGGTAATACCGATATCACTATCCGTAACCTGCTACAGCTCAATCAAGGTTCCGTCATTGAACTGGATCGTTTGGCCGGAGAGCCACTTGATGTACGGGTCAATGGCACCCTCATTGCCCACGGCGAAGTCGTGGTGGTGAATGATAAGTTTGGTATTCGCTTGACGGATGTCGTGAGTCCGTCAGAACGTATTAAAAAATTGCGTTAA
- the fliM gene encoding flagellar motor switch protein FliM, producing the protein MSVDELLSKDEIDVLLNGVDEGRVAVEAPSEPVQHRSTEAYDFTRQDHIVRGRLPTLEMINERFVRHTKLSMFNMLRETVEVTACAIESIKFSEYMQTFAMPTSLNMVKIRPLRGTALFVLHAELVVKLVDKFFGGGDREVNVEEREFTSTELRIIRKVLDQAFIDMKEAWKTVMPVDFEFTGTESNPAMANIINPSEVVVLSTFEIGVGESKGKFQIAIPYSMLEPVRETLDAGVQADVEDTDERWGQALKKDILYAHVPINCRIAERKITLREILSFKAGDVIPINMPDTHTLSVNGVPIFETRLGISNQHLALKIISQIKRPN; encoded by the coding sequence ATGTCGGTAGATGAGCTTTTATCGAAGGACGAAATCGATGTCCTTTTAAACGGTGTCGATGAAGGTCGGGTGGCGGTAGAAGCTCCGTCAGAACCAGTGCAGCACCGGAGCACAGAAGCCTACGATTTTACTCGGCAGGATCATATCGTCCGTGGCCGCTTACCAACGCTAGAAATGATTAATGAGCGTTTTGTGCGGCATACCAAACTGAGTATGTTCAACATGTTGCGTGAAACTGTAGAAGTGACAGCTTGCGCGATTGAGAGTATTAAATTTTCTGAGTATATGCAGACCTTTGCCATGCCCACCAGTTTGAACATGGTAAAGATTCGACCATTGCGTGGCACGGCGCTGTTTGTGCTACATGCCGAACTGGTGGTTAAGTTGGTGGATAAGTTTTTTGGCGGTGGTGATCGTGAGGTTAATGTGGAGGAAAGAGAGTTTACCTCCACCGAGTTACGTATTATTAGAAAGGTGCTGGATCAAGCCTTTATTGATATGAAAGAAGCCTGGAAAACGGTGATGCCGGTGGATTTCGAGTTTACTGGTACGGAGTCGAATCCGGCGATGGCGAATATTATTAATCCCAGTGAAGTTGTTGTCCTTAGTACTTTTGAAATTGGCGTGGGCGAGTCTAAGGGAAAGTTTCAGATCGCGATTCCCTATTCTATGCTGGAACCCGTAAGAGAGACCCTTGATGCGGGTGTTCAGGCTGATGTGGAAGATACGGATGAACGTTGGGGGCAAGCCCTGAAAAAAGACATCCTGTACGCGCATGTGCCCATTAATTGCAGAATTGCTGAGCGTAAAATCACCCTGCGCGAGATATTGAGTTTTAAAGCTGGCGATGTGATTCCCATTAACATGCCAGATACCCATACTTTATCGGTGAACGGTGTACCTATTTTTGAAACGCGGTTAGGTATCTCGAATCAGCATCTGGCGCTGAAAATTATCTCTCAAATTAAACGTCCCAATTAG
- a CDS encoding flagellar basal body-associated FliL family protein — protein MAVKGKQKGKAKEEEVLEVEDESKKSSNKRIIIIAAVLLGIGVSAIAGYFFIGGDKETTTEVAGIENKKVQSIYFRLEKPFVVNIQSSGRQRHMQVDVTIKGKDQHAMDTLKKHEPVVKNDLNQLFGSQQIQVLQTQEGLLKMNEDATKTVQSFLQKEIGSPGIEQVLFTNFVMQ, from the coding sequence ATGGCAGTTAAAGGTAAACAGAAAGGTAAAGCGAAAGAGGAAGAAGTATTAGAGGTAGAGGATGAATCTAAAAAGAGCAGTAATAAACGGATCATTATTATTGCCGCTGTTCTTTTAGGGATTGGGGTTAGTGCGATTGCGGGTTACTTTTTTATTGGCGGCGACAAAGAAACCACCACTGAGGTGGCGGGGATAGAGAACAAAAAGGTCCAATCAATTTATTTTAGACTCGAAAAACCCTTTGTCGTAAATATTCAAAGTAGCGGCAGACAGCGCCATATGCAGGTGGATGTCACTATTAAAGGCAAAGACCAACATGCCATGGATACCCTTAAGAAGCATGAGCCAGTTGTTAAAAATGACCTCAATCAACTGTTTGGAAGCCAGCAAATACAGGTGTTACAGACACAAGAAGGACTGTTGAAAATGAACGAGGATGCCACTAAAACGGTGCAGAGTTTTTTACAAAAGGAAATCGGTTCGCCAGGTATAGAGCAGGTGTTGTTTACCAATTTTGTAATGCAATAG